From Zingiber officinale cultivar Zhangliang chromosome 5B, Zo_v1.1, whole genome shotgun sequence, the proteins below share one genomic window:
- the LOC121984264 gene encoding uncharacterized protein LOC121984264, with protein MMMTRTTTRTRIGGVVGTVFIAFLLCSSAEAWTGEIRGKVVCDVCGDSSIGPEDHVLKGAEVAVLCITKSGEVFNYQAFTNAKGIYKIAETMPESDRWVSCLARPIKSFSEDCTRRGDAHSGIKFSYKLASGNSHNVKPFLYKPATAPMYCSE; from the exons atgatgatgacgagGACGACGACGAGGACGAGGATTGGTGGAGTGGTTGGGACGGTATTCATTGCGTTCTTGCTCTGCAGCTCTGCTGAGGCGTGGACGGGCGAAATCCGTGGGAAGGTGGTCTGCGATGTGTGCGGAGATTCTTCCATCGGACCCGAGGATCATGTATTGAAAG GTGCCGAAGTGGCTGTTCTTTGCATAACAAAGTCAGGTGAGGTTTTCAACTATCAGGCCTTTACCAACGCCAAAGGCATTTATAAAATTGCTGAGACGATGCCCGAGAGTGATCGCTGGGTCTCTTGTCTGGCAAGGCCTATAAAAAGCTTCAGTGAAGATTGCACTCGAAGGGGAGATGCACACTCCGGAATCAAGTTTTCCTATAAATTGGCATCAGGGAATTCTCACAATGTAAAACCGTTTCTGTATAAGCCTGCTACAGCTCCAATGTATTGCTCTGAATAA